A portion of the Stigmatella aurantiaca DW4/3-1 genome contains these proteins:
- a CDS encoding nicotinate phosphoribosyltransferase: MEDCAALYTDLHAFAMVDAYLDEGMHDEAVFSLFVQRLPPGLNFLVACGLEEALRHLETLCFPRETLDHLASLQCFSDRLLSYLERFRFSGEVSAVPEGTPMFPQEPLLEVVAPLPEAQLLETHLLHQLHLQTLTASKATRVVSAAGGRPVMDHGLGSMYGLEMGTRMARAAFIAGVQSTSNVLAGHRHGLPLTGVLEHSFIQAHENELEAFRAFANGFPEMALLVDTYDTLRGVQYVIRLAREMGEAFRVRALRLSSGDLLALSRAARSLLDEAGLPRMKLFASGHLDEARIARLIAQGAPLDAFCLNTALSVSPDVPALEIAYKLVSYAGKDRIKLSSQRALYPGRKQVFRMEEGGAARRDVLARHGEALPGRPLLQPVMRGGMRLEGACPPVLEVRDHARRERERLPPETLELEPSSPPYRVEVSPVLAWTREQLIDAWAASP; this comes from the coding sequence ATGGAGGACTGCGCCGCGCTGTACACGGACTTGCACGCGTTCGCGATGGTGGATGCCTACCTCGACGAGGGCATGCACGACGAGGCGGTGTTCAGCCTCTTCGTCCAACGCCTGCCGCCGGGGCTCAACTTCCTGGTGGCCTGTGGCCTGGAAGAGGCCCTGCGCCACCTGGAGACGCTCTGCTTTCCGCGCGAGACGCTCGACCATCTGGCCTCGCTCCAGTGCTTCTCGGACCGGCTGTTGAGCTACCTGGAGCGCTTCCGCTTCAGTGGCGAGGTGTCCGCGGTCCCCGAGGGCACACCGATGTTTCCGCAGGAGCCCCTGCTGGAAGTGGTGGCGCCGTTGCCCGAGGCGCAGCTCCTGGAGACGCACCTGCTCCATCAGCTCCACCTTCAGACGCTGACGGCCTCCAAGGCCACGCGGGTGGTATCGGCGGCGGGGGGCCGTCCGGTGATGGATCACGGGCTGGGGAGCATGTACGGCCTGGAGATGGGCACGCGGATGGCGCGCGCGGCCTTCATCGCGGGGGTGCAGAGCACCTCCAACGTGCTGGCCGGGCACCGCCACGGGCTCCCCCTCACGGGGGTCCTGGAGCACAGCTTCATCCAGGCCCATGAAAACGAGCTGGAGGCCTTCCGGGCCTTCGCGAACGGTTTTCCCGAGATGGCGCTGCTGGTGGACACCTACGACACGCTGAGGGGCGTGCAGTACGTCATCCGCCTGGCGCGGGAAATGGGCGAGGCCTTCCGGGTCCGCGCCTTGCGGTTGAGTTCGGGAGACCTGCTGGCCCTGTCCCGCGCGGCCCGGTCCCTGCTCGATGAAGCGGGGCTCCCGCGGATGAAGCTCTTCGCGAGCGGCCACCTGGACGAGGCCCGCATCGCGCGGCTCATCGCGCAGGGAGCGCCCCTGGATGCCTTCTGCCTGAACACGGCCCTGAGCGTGTCCCCGGATGTCCCCGCCCTGGAGATCGCCTACAAGCTCGTCTCGTACGCGGGAAAGGACCGCATCAAGCTGTCCTCTCAGCGGGCGCTCTACCCGGGGCGCAAGCAGGTGTTCCGGATGGAGGAGGGAGGAGCGGCGCGCCGGGACGTGCTCGCCCGCCATGGCGAGGCGCTCCCGGGCCGGCCGCTGCTTCAGCCCGTGATGCGGGGAGGCATGCGGCTCGAAGGGGCCTGCCCGCCCGTGCTCGAGGTCCGTGACCATGCCCGGCGGGAACGGGAGCGGCTGCCCCCAGAGACGCTGGAGTTGGAACCGTCGAGCCCGCCCTACCGTGTCGAAGTGAGCCCCGTGCTGGCCTGGACGCGCGAGCAACTCATCGACGCCTGGGCGGCGAGCCCGTGA
- a CDS encoding thioredoxin family protein — translation MYRCPACGALNRISPPLPSGTPLCGRCRGTLDLSGKPQAVDGEALSRAVVSSPIPVLLDLWAPWCGPCRAAAPLLDALGRSSAGKLLVLKLNTEEHPEAASSLGVRGIPCFVLYANGREVARRSGLMPAAEMNRWLTESLGGGAGMRL, via the coding sequence ATGTACCGATGTCCAGCCTGTGGCGCGTTGAACCGAATCTCCCCTCCCCTTCCCTCGGGGACGCCGTTGTGCGGGCGTTGCCGCGGCACGCTCGACCTGTCGGGCAAGCCCCAGGCGGTGGATGGCGAGGCGCTGTCTCGAGCGGTGGTCTCCTCGCCCATCCCGGTGCTCCTGGACCTGTGGGCCCCCTGGTGCGGGCCCTGCCGGGCCGCCGCCCCCCTCCTGGACGCCCTGGGCCGATCCTCCGCGGGCAAGCTCCTGGTCCTCAAGCTGAACACGGAGGAACACCCGGAGGCGGCCTCCTCGCTGGGGGTGCGCGGCATTCCCTGCTTCGTCCTTTACGCGAACGGACGCGAGGTGGCGCGTCGCAGCGGACTCATGCCGGCCGCGGAGATGAACCGGTGGCTCACCGAATCCCTCGGGGGCGGCGCGGGGATGCGGCTGTAG
- the rpsD gene encoding 30S ribosomal protein S4, producing the protein MARYTGPRGRRARRLFVALTHLSTKDPDKDPSLRRPYPPGQHGPTQKTKMTDYGLRMMEKQKLKLSYELLEKQCRRYVDRAKRSGSNATQVLITLIESRFDAMVLRAGYATSIRQARQFVRHGYFTVDGKKANLPGMEFKPGTTVELRERFRQHPLVLQVREKTAHRGVPSHVALLEGGKGFRVLTRPEDIDPPVALDLAKIIEFYA; encoded by the coding sequence ATGGCTCGCTACACAGGTCCTCGCGGCCGCCGCGCCCGCCGGCTGTTCGTGGCACTCACACATCTGTCCACGAAGGATCCCGACAAGGATCCGTCGCTGCGGCGTCCGTACCCGCCGGGCCAGCACGGGCCGACCCAGAAGACCAAGATGACGGACTACGGGCTTCGGATGATGGAGAAGCAGAAGCTCAAGCTGTCGTACGAGCTGCTCGAGAAGCAGTGCCGCCGGTACGTGGACCGGGCCAAGCGCAGCGGCTCGAACGCGACCCAGGTGCTCATCACCCTCATCGAGTCCCGGTTCGACGCCATGGTGCTGCGCGCCGGCTACGCCACCAGCATCCGCCAGGCGCGGCAGTTCGTGCGCCACGGCTACTTCACCGTGGACGGCAAGAAGGCGAACCTGCCCGGCATGGAGTTCAAGCCCGGCACGACGGTGGAGCTCCGGGAGCGCTTCCGCCAGCACCCGCTGGTCCTCCAGGTCCGCGAGAAGACGGCGCACCGAGGCGTGCCCTCGCACGTGGCGCTGCTCGAAGGCGGCAAGGGGTTCCGGGTGCTCACCCGTCCCGAGGACATCGACCCGCCCGTCGCCCTGGACCTCGCGAAAATCATCGAGTTCTACGCCTAG
- a CDS encoding RNA polymerase sigma factor, with protein MSIDVEAYYRRYGPQVLRRCRFLLRDEERAVDAMHDVFVQLLRHQDRLKNSAPSSLLHQIATRVCLNRLRGARRRPEDREDELVLRIASAGDTEARTVARGLLSRLFGQVPASSRDIAVLHLVDGMTLEETAREVGLSVSGVRKRLRALSSVLQELEAA; from the coding sequence GTGTCGATTGACGTGGAGGCCTACTACCGGCGTTACGGGCCCCAGGTGCTACGGCGCTGCCGCTTCCTCCTGCGAGATGAGGAGAGGGCGGTGGATGCCATGCACGATGTGTTCGTTCAGCTCCTGCGCCATCAGGACCGCTTGAAGAACAGTGCTCCGTCGAGCCTGCTGCACCAGATTGCCACGCGGGTGTGCCTCAACCGGCTGCGCGGGGCCCGCCGCCGCCCCGAGGACCGTGAGGACGAGCTGGTGCTGCGCATCGCCTCCGCCGGGGACACCGAGGCGAGGACGGTGGCGCGGGGGCTGCTGAGCCGGCTCTTTGGCCAGGTGCCTGCCTCCAGCCGGGACATCGCCGTGCTGCACCTGGTGGATGGCATGACGCTGGAGGAGACCGCCCGCGAGGTGGGTCTGTCCGTCTCCGGGGTGCGCAAGCGCCTCCGGGCCCTCTCGTCCGTGTTGCAGGAACTGGAGGCCGCATGA
- a CDS encoding caspase family protein, translating into MTRVLLLLALLAAPMAHGEAPSRVRRLALLVGVNDGGPGRARLRYAASDAQSFARVLGELGGVTPADRVMLLETGRAGLLEGFTRLKALAESARASGAHRVEVLLYYSGHSDDEGLLLQGERMDYGELRRALGTLPADVRIAVLDSCASGAFARRKGGSPRPAFLVDSGVQVKGQAILTSSSEDEASQESDRLGGSFFTHHLVSGLRGAADVTRDGRVTLNEAYQFAFNETLARTERTQGGAQHPAYDIEMAGTGDLVMTDLRATSAGLVLTEALEGRLYVRDESGALVVELMKTAGRPAELGLAPGRYRVRRELGGGMSEASLVLTEGKSTPLAAAHFSSVLSEATVSRGGPAGAEAEVSAVGPARRRVPFNASLVPGVSFNALVAGEAPVENAFALGVVNDGTALHGAALGLGANVYGEEVRGLSAAVGMNMAGGKTRGVQASVGLNISGGALNGMQAAVGANWAGGSVEVGQLAAGVNVAMGSVSGVQGSAGVNVAAGDFRGAQATAGVNVTRGAFRGLQLASGINMTQKGFHGAQVAAGVNWAGGALSGVQVSSGFNRAQGLSGLQLGLLNVGGDVTGAQVGLVNIGGVVKGGQVGLLNVAKEVHGVPLGLLSFVKEGQRHVEFWSSDIQLTNVGVKLGSQYVYSTLVAGIGPDDRFQRFSLGLGVGVHLPLSSRFWVDVDTVASGVHSREEPFQGETLLAQARVMAGFQIFSHFAVFAGPTYNAYFAFSPEGPRSITTMKVSEHKLGSDGTVQHWPGLQLGLRI; encoded by the coding sequence ATGACCCGCGTTCTTCTTCTGTTGGCATTGCTGGCGGCGCCCATGGCCCACGGGGAGGCTCCCTCGCGGGTGCGCCGCCTGGCGCTGCTGGTGGGCGTCAACGATGGAGGGCCTGGGCGTGCGCGCCTGCGCTATGCCGCCTCGGATGCCCAGTCCTTCGCCCGGGTGCTGGGGGAGCTGGGTGGGGTCACCCCCGCGGATCGGGTGATGCTGCTGGAGACGGGGCGCGCCGGACTGCTGGAGGGGTTCACCCGATTGAAGGCCCTGGCCGAGTCCGCCCGGGCCTCGGGGGCGCACCGGGTGGAGGTGCTCCTGTATTACTCGGGGCACTCGGACGATGAGGGGCTGCTGCTCCAGGGCGAGCGCATGGACTATGGCGAGCTGCGCCGCGCGCTGGGGACGCTGCCCGCGGACGTGCGCATCGCGGTGCTGGACTCGTGTGCCTCGGGGGCCTTCGCGCGCCGCAAGGGCGGCTCCCCCCGGCCGGCCTTCCTGGTGGATTCGGGCGTTCAGGTGAAGGGCCAGGCCATCCTCACCTCGTCCAGCGAGGACGAGGCTTCCCAGGAGTCGGACCGGCTGGGGGGCTCCTTTTTCACCCACCACCTCGTCTCCGGACTGCGCGGGGCGGCGGACGTGACGCGGGATGGGCGGGTGACGCTCAACGAGGCCTACCAGTTCGCCTTCAACGAGACGCTGGCGCGCACCGAGCGCACCCAGGGCGGCGCCCAGCACCCGGCCTATGACATCGAGATGGCGGGCACGGGGGATCTGGTGATGACCGACCTGCGTGCCACGTCGGCGGGGCTGGTGCTGACGGAGGCGCTGGAGGGACGCCTTTATGTGCGCGACGAGTCGGGCGCGCTGGTGGTGGAGTTGATGAAGACGGCCGGCCGGCCCGCGGAGCTGGGGCTGGCGCCCGGCCGCTACCGGGTGCGGCGTGAGCTGGGAGGGGGCATGTCCGAGGCCAGCCTCGTGCTCACGGAAGGAAAGAGCACGCCGCTGGCGGCGGCCCACTTCAGCTCGGTGCTGAGCGAGGCCACGGTGTCACGCGGAGGCCCCGCGGGGGCCGAGGCCGAAGTCTCCGCGGTGGGGCCTGCCCGCAGGCGCGTGCCGTTCAACGCCAGCCTCGTCCCCGGGGTGAGCTTCAACGCGCTGGTGGCGGGCGAGGCGCCGGTGGAGAACGCCTTTGCGCTCGGGGTGGTCAACGACGGCACGGCCCTGCATGGCGCGGCCCTGGGACTGGGGGCCAATGTGTATGGCGAAGAGGTGAGGGGGCTCTCGGCGGCGGTGGGCATGAACATGGCGGGTGGCAAGACGCGGGGTGTCCAGGCCTCCGTGGGCCTCAACATCTCGGGAGGGGCGCTGAACGGGATGCAGGCGGCGGTGGGGGCGAACTGGGCGGGGGGGAGCGTGGAAGTGGGGCAGCTCGCGGCCGGGGTGAACGTGGCGATGGGGAGCGTCTCCGGCGTGCAGGGGTCCGCGGGGGTGAACGTGGCCGCGGGAGACTTCCGGGGAGCGCAGGCCACGGCCGGGGTGAACGTGACGCGGGGGGCCTTCCGCGGCCTCCAACTGGCGTCGGGGATCAACATGACGCAGAAGGGCTTCCACGGTGCTCAGGTCGCGGCGGGGGTGAACTGGGCGGGGGGCGCTCTGTCCGGTGTGCAGGTGAGTTCGGGCTTCAACCGCGCGCAGGGCCTCTCGGGCTTGCAGCTAGGTTTGCTCAACGTGGGCGGCGATGTGACGGGCGCTCAGGTGGGGCTCGTCAACATCGGCGGGGTGGTGAAGGGCGGCCAGGTGGGGTTGCTCAACGTGGCGAAGGAAGTGCACGGGGTTCCGCTGGGGCTGCTCTCCTTCGTGAAGGAAGGCCAACGCCATGTGGAGTTCTGGTCGAGCGATATCCAGCTCACCAACGTGGGGGTGAAGCTCGGCAGCCAATACGTCTACTCCACGCTCGTGGCGGGCATCGGGCCGGATGACCGGTTCCAGCGCTTCAGCCTGGGGTTGGGCGTGGGGGTGCACCTTCCCCTGTCCTCGCGCTTCTGGGTGGACGTGGACACGGTGGCCAGCGGCGTCCACAGCCGGGAGGAGCCCTTCCAGGGAGAGACCCTCCTGGCGCAGGCGCGGGTGATGGCTGGCTTCCAGATCTTCTCGCACTTCGCCGTGTTCGCGGGCCCCACGTACAACGCCTACTTCGCGTTCTCGCCAGAGGGTCCACGCTCCATCACGACGATGAAGGTGTCCGAGCACAAACTGGGGAGCGATGGCACGGTGCAGCACTGGCCGGGCTTGCAACTCGGCCTGCGCATCTGA
- a CDS encoding DUF6748 domain-containing protein, with amino-acid sequence MSTSPLLLSALCLGLVAGCARSASPESAPMTHSPKSSVPSENASEDSAGTALGKPQSYLVRDSGIRCFAPPCPSFLAVPSGKSDKEGIQIHEVDFSAVVATQDKKDELMSAAGSKSGLKVEAVISQRKNAGPGGDASVLNVQRVFE; translated from the coding sequence TTGAGCACCTCTCCCCTGCTGCTGTCCGCGCTGTGCCTCGGCCTGGTGGCCGGGTGCGCTCGTTCAGCCTCTCCCGAGTCCGCCCCGATGACCCATTCTCCGAAGTCTTCCGTCCCGTCCGAGAACGCCTCGGAGGATTCCGCTGGCACCGCGCTGGGCAAGCCGCAGTCCTACCTCGTGCGGGACAGTGGCATCCGCTGCTTCGCGCCCCCCTGCCCCTCGTTCCTGGCAGTGCCCTCGGGCAAGTCCGACAAAGAGGGGATCCAGATCCACGAGGTGGACTTCTCGGCGGTGGTCGCCACGCAGGACAAGAAGGACGAGCTGATGTCAGCGGCGGGCAGCAAGAGCGGCCTGAAGGTGGAGGCCGTCATCTCCCAGCGCAAGAACGCTGGGCCGGGCGGAGATGCCTCGGTTCTGAACGTGCAGCGGGTGTTCGAGTAG
- the dnaN gene encoding DNA polymerase III subunit beta, producing the protein MEFRIAADELKKALYRAQGIVERKTTMPILANVLVNATKSGVTVTAFDLDIGVVSEHPAEVSKPGAVTLNAKYIFDIVQNLPDAQVTLKKLANNYVDIASGSAHFKIVGMAAEEYPKLPKEENAPLVQVSGNTLLEMIKKTQFAISSDETRYILNGVYFEPQSGGKVRMVATDGHRLALIERELNGDFKLKGGVIIPRKGLMELKRLLDEAPDAECHLGFAENSALFKKPGLTMVMRLIDGQFPEYQRVIPKEGEKVVLVSKVRFLEGLKRIALLSADKSYAVRIGLEQNKLLITSNNPDLGEARDALEIAYRGGDITIGFNARYLIDVLTVTETDEVSFELGDEHSPGVLHAPGDRSFTAVVMPMRV; encoded by the coding sequence ATGGAATTCCGCATCGCCGCCGATGAGCTGAAGAAGGCCCTCTACCGTGCCCAGGGCATCGTGGAGCGCAAGACGACGATGCCCATCCTCGCCAACGTGCTCGTCAACGCCACCAAGAGTGGCGTCACCGTCACCGCGTTCGATCTGGACATCGGTGTCGTCTCCGAGCACCCCGCCGAGGTCTCCAAGCCGGGCGCCGTCACGCTGAACGCCAAGTACATCTTCGACATCGTCCAGAACCTTCCGGACGCGCAGGTGACGCTCAAGAAGCTGGCCAACAACTACGTGGACATCGCCAGCGGCTCGGCGCACTTCAAGATCGTCGGCATGGCCGCCGAGGAGTACCCCAAGCTGCCCAAGGAGGAGAACGCGCCCCTGGTCCAGGTCTCCGGCAACACGCTGCTGGAGATGATCAAGAAGACCCAGTTCGCCATCTCCTCGGACGAGACGCGCTACATCCTCAACGGCGTCTATTTCGAGCCTCAGTCTGGCGGCAAGGTGCGCATGGTGGCCACGGATGGACACCGGCTGGCGCTCATCGAGCGGGAGCTGAACGGGGATTTCAAGCTCAAGGGCGGGGTCATCATCCCCCGCAAGGGCCTGATGGAGCTCAAGCGCCTCTTGGACGAGGCCCCCGACGCGGAGTGCCACCTGGGCTTCGCGGAGAACTCGGCGCTCTTCAAGAAGCCGGGCCTCACCATGGTGATGCGCCTGATCGACGGCCAGTTCCCCGAGTACCAGCGCGTCATCCCCAAGGAGGGCGAGAAGGTGGTGCTGGTCTCCAAGGTGCGCTTCCTGGAGGGGCTCAAGCGCATTGCCCTCTTGTCCGCCGACAAGAGCTACGCGGTGCGCATCGGCCTGGAGCAGAACAAGCTGCTCATCACCTCCAACAACCCGGACCTGGGCGAGGCCCGTGACGCGCTGGAGATCGCCTACCGGGGCGGGGACATCACCATTGGCTTCAACGCGCGCTACCTCATCGACGTGCTCACGGTGACCGAGACGGACGAGGTCTCCTTCGAGCTGGGGGATGAGCACAGCCCCGGGGTGCTCCACGCGCCGGGCGACCGCAGCTTCACCGCCGTCGTCATGCCCATGCGCGTCTGA
- a CDS encoding toxin-antitoxin system YwqK family antitoxin codes for MKLFPRTLTTLAATLLAVSPALAMDKRQADAVCASWTLACPPGATASGGPKDPSGTLECRMTKKGRQVRHGPSVTCADGEGQSWGNYKDGKKQGRHVALNSDGSWSEEDFVDNRLEGRSVEYDAKGQLLSETYFQAGKRHGPSRTYARGVLTSEEAWEKGRKVKKPTAKTRSQAP; via the coding sequence ATGAAGTTGTTCCCGCGCACCTTGACCACCTTGGCCGCCACACTGCTGGCAGTCTCGCCCGCGTTGGCCATGGACAAGCGTCAGGCGGATGCCGTCTGCGCCTCCTGGACGCTGGCGTGTCCCCCGGGAGCCACCGCCTCGGGCGGCCCCAAGGACCCGTCCGGCACGCTGGAGTGCCGGATGACGAAGAAGGGCCGGCAGGTGCGGCACGGCCCCTCGGTGACGTGCGCGGACGGAGAGGGCCAGAGCTGGGGGAACTACAAGGACGGCAAGAAGCAGGGCCGCCATGTCGCCCTCAACTCCGATGGCTCCTGGTCGGAAGAAGACTTCGTGGACAACAGGCTGGAGGGGCGCTCGGTGGAGTACGACGCCAAGGGCCAGCTCCTGTCGGAGACCTACTTCCAGGCCGGCAAGCGGCACGGGCCCTCGCGCACCTACGCGCGGGGCGTGCTGACCTCCGAGGAGGCCTGGGAGAAGGGCCGGAAGGTGAAGAAGCCCACGGCGAAGACGAGGTCCCAGGCGCCCTGA